In Leptospira congkakensis, one DNA window encodes the following:
- a CDS encoding putative bifunctional diguanylate cyclase/phosphodiesterase, with protein MVTEKANYVYWTKFRKDTTPLLRRFIFIAATLFIIAAFLHVVPFFTNQGEIDYIFFFVDLSIAVILYLEYLLKNRVPLIIRVFSLIGTAVFISVLSFIRSGLLGTGEISLAFIIISFFVFLPPIISLISSLLISMLPGIFGVMVYFSWIQFPEFLGMRNNSPREWYFKSISLVIFSILSGFLIQRLRAKLIKNIVYLKESRSKILKSQKHIDKLAFYDSLTHLPNRYLFEKLIQNRIHSGVKEAFLLLINLKGLKVINALHGIGFGDQILALTGCVLKLYSDEQPDLLVASLGGDQFILWIENSSKTKIEDAIIKFDLNNNELLTPENLGHRLQYRASGIQYPIDANHIDEVIRKLSIAMNVAREETLPKLVWFQPGMELKIEREQKLKIYLEKTINEKNFKIAYQEKVDIITKKTIGLEALARWNAPEFGNVPPDEFIPIITKSELIVPFGKCIFEKVLSHIPKLLKSFGNDIQISINISPIFFLYPNFNEYIIQCLTEQKIEPKNIIFEITEDVFLDEIETIQRIVSELRSKGISVSLDDFGKGYSSLHYMQKIQFDELKIDKSFLDDIASSDRNFSLLESICRLADSLGLKTIAEGIENEEQILRLKQTSCHVVQGYLYSRPEILFD; from the coding sequence ATGGTAACAGAGAAAGCTAACTATGTCTATTGGACGAAATTCAGGAAGGATACAACCCCCCTGCTTCGTCGTTTTATATTCATTGCAGCGACTTTGTTTATTATTGCAGCTTTTTTGCATGTAGTTCCATTTTTTACAAACCAAGGAGAAATTGATTATATTTTCTTTTTTGTAGATCTCTCGATTGCAGTCATTTTATATCTAGAATATCTATTAAAAAATAGAGTCCCTCTGATCATCAGAGTTTTTAGTTTAATTGGTACCGCTGTTTTTATTTCTGTTTTATCTTTTATCCGAAGTGGACTACTCGGAACTGGTGAAATCTCATTAGCATTCATCATTATTTCTTTTTTTGTTTTTCTTCCACCTATCATCAGTTTAATTTCATCTCTCTTAATTTCCATGCTTCCTGGAATATTTGGTGTTATGGTGTATTTTTCCTGGATACAATTTCCAGAATTCTTAGGAATGAGAAACAATAGTCCAAGAGAGTGGTATTTTAAATCCATTAGTCTTGTTATTTTTTCCATTCTAAGTGGATTTTTAATCCAAAGGCTTAGAGCAAAGTTAATTAAAAATATAGTTTATCTCAAAGAATCGAGAAGCAAAATATTAAAATCTCAAAAACATATCGATAAACTTGCATTTTATGATTCCTTAACTCATCTTCCAAATCGTTATCTTTTTGAAAAGTTGATTCAAAACAGAATTCATTCAGGTGTTAAGGAGGCATTTTTACTTTTAATCAATTTAAAAGGATTAAAAGTAATCAATGCACTTCATGGAATAGGATTTGGTGATCAAATATTAGCATTAACTGGTTGCGTGTTAAAATTATATTCAGATGAACAACCAGATTTATTAGTCGCAAGTTTAGGAGGAGATCAATTCATTCTTTGGATCGAAAATTCATCTAAAACAAAAATTGAAGATGCAATTATCAAATTTGATCTTAACAACAACGAATTACTCACTCCAGAAAATTTAGGTCATCGATTACAATACCGAGCATCGGGAATTCAATACCCTATTGACGCGAACCATATTGATGAAGTTATTCGTAAACTTTCTATAGCAATGAATGTAGCAAGAGAAGAGACTTTGCCAAAATTAGTTTGGTTTCAACCTGGAATGGAATTAAAAATCGAAAGAGAACAAAAACTCAAAATATATTTAGAAAAAACCATTAACGAAAAAAACTTTAAAATTGCTTACCAAGAGAAAGTTGATATCATTACGAAAAAAACAATTGGACTCGAAGCTCTGGCCAGGTGGAATGCACCTGAATTTGGAAATGTTCCTCCTGATGAGTTCATCCCCATTATCACAAAATCAGAGTTAATTGTTCCATTTGGAAAATGTATTTTTGAGAAAGTTCTTTCTCACATCCCAAAACTACTAAAATCTTTTGGAAATGACATCCAAATTTCGATTAACATTTCACCTATTTTCTTTTTATATCCAAACTTCAATGAATATATCATTCAATGTTTAACGGAACAAAAAATTGAACCGAAAAACATTATATTCGAAATCACAGAGGATGTGTTTTTAGATGAAATTGAAACCATACAGAGAATTGTTTCCGAACTTAGATCCAAAGGTATTTCTGTTTCACTGGATGATTTTGGAAAGGGGTATTCATCACTTCATTATATGCAGAAAATTCAATTTGATGAATTAAAAATTGATAAATCGTTTTTAGATGATATTGCAAGTTCTGATAGGAATTTTTCACTACTAGAATCGATTTGCCGTTTAGCAGATTCTTTGGGATTAAAAACAATTGCAGAAGGAATTGAAAACGAAGAACAAATCCTTCGTTTAAAACAAACCTCTTGCCATGTAGTCCAAGGTTATCTATATTCAAGACCAGAAATACTGTTTGATTAA
- a CDS encoding cation diffusion facilitator family transporter, with protein sequence MGQGHNHSKHDHHVHDHNHLHTTSTSKNLAWAFALNLSFSLIELVGGIFSNSIAIISDAFHDFGDALSLALVWYLQKVSTKPKDNLFDYGYKRFSILGALIISVILSVGSIFMIIESIKRFITPEETKADVMFILAIIGVVVNGVAMIRLNHGKSLSEKAVFLHFLEDILGWVAVLIGSVVMMYFKFPWFDPLLSLLIALWILWNAYGNIKQVMIVMLQAVPESVDRTDLIEHWEKIKGIQSVHDIKIWSLDGSHHVASLHVLIDKSVKLNEFQNIKEKIREIALEFEIIHTTIELETDVEQCKLHSD encoded by the coding sequence ATGGGACAAGGTCATAATCATTCTAAACACGACCACCACGTGCACGATCATAACCATCTTCATACAACTTCCACTTCTAAAAATTTAGCCTGGGCTTTTGCACTTAACTTAAGTTTTTCTCTTATAGAATTGGTTGGAGGAATTTTTTCCAATAGTATTGCCATCATTTCCGACGCCTTCCATGATTTTGGCGATGCATTGTCATTGGCTCTCGTTTGGTATCTACAAAAAGTTTCAACAAAACCTAAAGACAATTTATTTGACTATGGATACAAACGTTTCTCCATACTTGGTGCACTCATCATTTCAGTAATCCTTTCTGTTGGATCCATATTTATGATCATCGAATCTATAAAAAGATTCATCACTCCAGAAGAAACTAAAGCAGATGTTATGTTTATACTCGCCATCATTGGTGTTGTTGTTAATGGTGTTGCTATGATTCGACTCAACCATGGCAAATCATTATCCGAGAAAGCAGTGTTCCTTCATTTTTTAGAAGATATACTTGGATGGGTTGCAGTTCTTATTGGCAGCGTTGTTATGATGTACTTTAAGTTTCCTTGGTTTGATCCATTATTATCTCTGCTTATTGCTTTATGGATTTTATGGAATGCTTACGGTAATATCAAACAAGTAATGATTGTGATGTTACAAGCAGTTCCAGAATCTGTTGATCGTACTGACCTTATCGAACATTGGGAAAAAATCAAAGGAATTCAGTCGGTTCACGATATCAAAATCTGGAGTTTAGATGGAAGTCATCATGTAGCTTCTTTACATGTACTCATAGACAAATCAGTCAAACTAAATGAATTTCAAAATATTAAAGAAAAGATTAGAGAAATTGCCTTGGAGTTTGAAATTATTCACACTACTATCGAATTAGAAACTGACGTCGAACAATGTAAACTTCATTCAGACTGA
- a CDS encoding MFS transporter: MKKIIDKLQILGIFSITQTVFQIGTVMIMAVSALAGQNIAPSPESASLPISFVILGTLLGLIPASRIMKWKGSKFGLLTGTVIGIFGAALISYAMYEKIFILFSIAHLLYGFHQAFVQYLRFVAMESVPTHDRASALSWILIAGIPAAFLGPLAGLYGKELFPNSLYLGCYLILIFNLCLQFFFILFLPTPNKESSNITKHQTEPSPRFAIRPFSYHIQNFGLWVSILATAFSFGIMAMLMSALPVAMKSHGHEMHASTLVLQWHILGMYIPSFFSGQLVRKMTAPYLILLGIFVMALESFAAVQGTDFLPFATALILLGIGWNFMYVGGTNLLVEQYHPSEKNSIQAVNDTIVYSFAILSTYSAGYLENKIGWLSLNLVSIPFLIIMAALVIFFIIHNRKKSKIISTMVGT, encoded by the coding sequence ATGAAAAAAATTATAGATAAACTGCAAATTCTGGGAATTTTTTCGATCACACAAACTGTCTTTCAAATTGGAACTGTTATGATTATGGCAGTCTCTGCGTTGGCAGGGCAAAACATAGCACCCTCTCCTGAATCTGCTTCTTTACCCATATCCTTTGTGATTTTAGGAACCCTGCTCGGTTTAATTCCTGCTTCCAGAATCATGAAATGGAAAGGAAGTAAATTTGGATTACTTACAGGAACAGTCATTGGAATTTTTGGTGCTGCCCTTATATCTTACGCTATGTACGAGAAAATTTTTATTCTTTTCTCCATTGCACATTTGTTATATGGATTTCACCAAGCCTTTGTCCAGTACTTACGATTTGTTGCCATGGAATCGGTTCCTACTCATGATAGAGCCAGTGCCTTGTCTTGGATTTTAATCGCAGGAATTCCTGCGGCTTTTCTCGGCCCACTTGCAGGCCTCTATGGAAAAGAACTTTTTCCAAATTCATTATATTTAGGATGTTATCTAATTTTAATTTTTAACTTATGTTTGCAATTTTTCTTTATTCTGTTTTTACCAACACCTAACAAAGAATCTTCAAACATAACGAAACATCAAACGGAACCTTCGCCCAGATTCGCCATTCGTCCGTTCTCTTATCATATTCAAAATTTTGGACTATGGGTTTCCATTTTAGCAACTGCCTTTAGTTTTGGAATCATGGCAATGCTTATGTCTGCTTTACCAGTGGCAATGAAATCACATGGCCACGAAATGCATGCATCTACATTGGTATTACAATGGCATATTTTAGGAATGTACATTCCTTCTTTTTTCTCAGGTCAATTGGTGCGGAAAATGACAGCACCCTATTTGATTCTTTTGGGAATTTTTGTGATGGCACTGGAAAGTTTTGCCGCAGTTCAAGGAACTGATTTTTTACCCTTTGCAACAGCCTTGATTTTACTCGGTATTGGTTGGAATTTTATGTATGTAGGTGGAACAAACCTACTTGTCGAACAATACCATCCTTCTGAAAAAAACAGCATCCAAGCAGTAAATGATACAATCGTTTATTCTTTTGCAATCCTTTCCACCTATAGCGCAGGTTATTTGGAAAACAAAATTGGTTGGCTTTCTCTCAATTTAGTAAGTATTCCTTTTTTGATTATAATGGCTGCATTGGTCATTTTCTTTATCATACACAATCGCAAAAAATCAAAGATTATATCCACGATGGTTGGTACATAA
- a CDS encoding acyl-CoA thioesterase — translation MTNTNDLPAKSPQDSAVETRHLVLPNDANHYGTAFGGAIMSWIDSIAAMSAQRHSGHEAVTASIDRINFITPIQIGDHVNLKAMVNYVGTTSMEVGVQVNRENPYTGEMVRATTAYLSFVALDSNKKPCPVPPLRLESELEKRRYAEGKLRIEMAKEFAARIKVGRK, via the coding sequence GTGACGAATACTAATGATTTACCGGCCAAGTCTCCCCAAGATTCTGCAGTAGAAACTAGACATCTTGTTCTTCCTAATGATGCTAACCATTACGGAACAGCATTCGGTGGAGCCATTATGAGTTGGATCGATTCGATTGCAGCTATGTCAGCACAAAGACATTCTGGTCACGAAGCTGTGACGGCAAGTATAGATCGAATTAACTTCATCACACCAATTCAAATCGGTGACCATGTGAATTTGAAAGCCATGGTAAATTACGTGGGAACTACTTCGATGGAAGTAGGGGTGCAAGTAAATCGAGAAAATCCATATACTGGAGAAATGGTTCGAGCCACAACCGCCTATCTATCGTTTGTTGCTTTGGACTCAAATAAAAAACCTTGTCCCGTTCCTCCCTTACGATTGGAATCGGAACTGGAAAAACGTAGATATGCAGAAGGAAAACTCCGAATTGAAATGGCAAAGGAATTTGCAGCTAGAATCAAAGTCGGAAGAAAATAG
- a CDS encoding DUF1330 domain-containing protein → MEKNLLSYETIVGLKVKDDQLYSEYRKAMGSILEKYEGGFRYDFRIEETLKSETENPINRVFLIFFKNKERKDRFFADPDYLKVREKYFVPSVEVTTIIAEYERYF, encoded by the coding sequence ATGGAAAAAAATTTATTATCTTATGAAACGATTGTTGGTTTAAAAGTAAAAGATGACCAACTGTATTCTGAATACCGAAAGGCAATGGGTAGTATTTTAGAAAAGTATGAAGGTGGATTTCGTTATGATTTTAGAATAGAGGAAACATTAAAATCAGAAACGGAAAACCCTATCAATCGAGTTTTTTTGATTTTTTTCAAAAACAAGGAAAGAAAGGATCGTTTTTTTGCTGATCCTGACTATTTAAAAGTTAGAGAAAAATATTTTGTTCCTTCTGTGGAAGTGACTACCATAATCGCTGAGTATGAACGGTATTTTTAA